One part of the Parasphingorhabdus sp. SCSIO 66989 genome encodes these proteins:
- a CDS encoding class I adenylate-forming enzyme family protein: MPDTLVPYLDQPFGHLHDLIAMHGEQRPDRLAFDDDEERLTWGEAVPLIHRLAAQLQAQGLRKGQAVSILGTTTVRYALVYIATIIGGGCAAPLTTSATPKQLAAMMADSGADMLFIDSAKRTELLESGVELPDLKHIMLDAAMDDCPALMDWMAAEGAQPATPDVGPDDPYNIIYSSGTTGTPKGIVHSRLMRWRQSAVGERSGYGAEGQVTLLSTPLYSNTTLGLFNPTICYGGTVLLMRKFDVARYLELAAQHRVTHTMLVPVQYQRLMDYPQFDDFDLSSFQLKYCTSAPFSAELKAEVLRRWPGGLVEIYSMTEGGVVCLLMAHEHPDKLHSVGVAWGGSEVITIDEEGNQLPPGEMGELVGRSSTMMSGYQNQPKKTEEASWYDADGNRWQRMGDIGRVDEDGFITLMGRSKDMIISGGFNIYPRDLEEALVAQPGVADAAVVGVSSERWGETPVGFVVAAAGEALDPDALLAATNAELGKTQRLSALHVIDELPRSHIGKILKTELRARLKAG; the protein is encoded by the coding sequence ATGCCTGATACCCTTGTGCCCTATCTCGATCAGCCTTTCGGGCATCTGCATGACCTGATCGCGATGCATGGCGAACAGCGACCGGATAGGCTGGCCTTTGATGATGATGAAGAACGGCTGACCTGGGGTGAGGCCGTTCCTCTAATCCATCGCCTTGCGGCGCAGTTGCAGGCGCAGGGTTTGCGCAAAGGGCAGGCGGTTTCGATCCTTGGCACGACAACGGTGCGCTATGCGCTGGTCTATATTGCGACGATTATCGGGGGCGGCTGTGCGGCACCGCTGACGACTTCGGCGACCCCGAAACAGCTTGCTGCGATGATGGCGGACAGCGGCGCGGACATGTTGTTTATCGATTCTGCCAAGCGCACCGAATTACTCGAAAGCGGTGTCGAACTCCCTGACCTTAAACATATTATGCTCGACGCTGCTATGGATGATTGCCCGGCGCTGATGGACTGGATGGCGGCAGAAGGCGCGCAGCCAGCCACCCCAGATGTCGGGCCGGATGATCCCTACAATATCATCTATTCCAGCGGCACCACCGGAACGCCCAAGGGTATCGTCCATTCGCGGCTGATGCGCTGGCGGCAATCGGCGGTGGGCGAGCGCTCGGGCTATGGCGCAGAGGGCCAAGTGACGTTACTCTCTACGCCGCTCTATTCCAACACCACGCTGGGCCTGTTCAACCCGACTATCTGCTATGGCGGCACGGTGCTGCTGATGCGCAAATTTGATGTCGCCCGCTATTTGGAGCTGGCCGCGCAGCATCGTGTTACGCACACCATGCTGGTACCGGTGCAATATCAGCGGTTGATGGATTACCCCCAATTTGACGATTTCGATCTATCCTCATTCCAGCTCAAATATTGCACCAGCGCGCCATTTTCTGCCGAGCTCAAGGCCGAGGTGTTGCGCCGCTGGCCCGGCGGGCTGGTTGAGATTTATTCAATGACCGAGGGCGGGGTTGTCTGCCTGCTGATGGCGCATGAGCATCCCGACAAGCTGCATTCAGTGGGTGTCGCTTGGGGCGGCAGCGAAGTCATAACCATTGATGAGGAGGGCAACCAGTTACCGCCTGGCGAAATGGGTGAGCTGGTCGGGCGTTCCTCGACAATGATGAGCGGCTATCAGAACCAGCCGAAAAAGACCGAGGAAGCCAGCTGGTATGATGCAGACGGCAACCGATGGCAGCGCATGGGCGATATTGGCCGGGTCGATGAGGATGGATTTATAACGTTGATGGGCCGGTCCAAGGACATGATCATCTCCGGTGGTTTCAACATCTATCCGCGCGATCTTGAAGAAGCGCTGGTGGCGCAGCCGGGGGTCGCCGATGCTGCCGTTGTCGGCGTCTCGTCAGAGCGCTGGGGCGAGACGCCAGTGGGCTTTGTTGTTGCCGCGGCGGGTGAGGCGCTTGATCCGGATGCGTTACTGGCTGCGACTAACGCCGAGCTGGGCAAGACCCAGCGGCTTTCGGCGTTGCATGTGATTGATGAGCTGCCGCGTAGTCATATTGGCAAAATTCTTAAGACGGAATTGCGAGCGCGGCTAAAGGCTGGCTAG
- a CDS encoding GxxExxY protein, with protein MSDRLEELAGLVIDAAMGVHVDLGPGLLESVYEGVLANRLRQQGLKIDRQLPVGASIDGLDYADAFRVDLLVEDQLIIEVKSVSKLAPIHTKQTLTYLRLMKLPLGLLINFGGMTLKEGLKRVANNYREARK; from the coding sequence GTGTCTGACCGGTTGGAAGAACTTGCTGGCCTTGTAATTGATGCAGCAATGGGGGTTCATGTTGATTTGGGTCCCGGTTTACTTGAATCAGTCTATGAAGGTGTGTTGGCCAATCGCTTGCGGCAACAGGGTTTGAAGATTGACCGGCAGTTGCCGGTCGGAGCAAGCATTGATGGTCTGGATTATGCCGACGCATTTCGCGTTGATTTACTGGTCGAAGACCAGCTTATTATTGAAGTGAAATCCGTTTCCAAGCTTGCTCCAATTCACACAAAACAGACCCTAACCTATTTACGATTAATGAAATTGCCGCTCGGCTTGCTCATCAATTTCGGGGGTATGACCTTAAAAGAAGGACTGAAGCGAGTAGCCAATAATTACCGTGAAGCCAGGAAATGA
- a CDS encoding PaaI family thioesterase, producing the protein MANPADIVPFAKLTGIEIQTLEKDRVVGTLTVRSEICNIASGPAASIHGGALMTFADALGAFGAFQNLPEGCEASTTSESKTNFLSHAPIGSVLTGEAVPLKVGKRLSVWQTKITREDGELVAVVTQSQIYL; encoded by the coding sequence ATGGCCAATCCCGCCGATATCGTCCCGTTTGCCAAGCTGACGGGCATAGAAATCCAGACATTGGAAAAAGACCGCGTTGTCGGCACGCTGACCGTGCGTTCGGAGATATGCAATATCGCCAGTGGGCCTGCTGCGAGTATCCATGGCGGCGCGTTGATGACCTTTGCCGATGCGCTGGGGGCTTTTGGGGCTTTTCAGAACCTGCCTGAGGGATGCGAGGCATCTACGACCTCGGAAAGCAAGACCAATTTCCTCAGCCATGCGCCCATTGGCTCGGTGCTGACAGGCGAGGCGGTGCCGCTGAAAGTGGGCAAGCGTCTATCGGTATGGCAGACCAAAATCACCCGCGAAGATGGCGAACTGGTTGCGGTAGTGACGCAGAGCCAGATTTATCTTTAA
- the gyrB gene encoding DNA topoisomerase (ATP-hydrolyzing) subunit B, whose protein sequence is MTDTAENTPSGSPENGGPDSAENPNQNEYGADSIKVLKGLDAVRKRPGMYIGDTDDGSGLHHMVFEVSDNAIDEALAGHCDYVLITLNPDGSVSVSDNGRGIPVDMHKEEGVSAAEVIMTQLHAGGKFENTSDDNAYKVSGGLHGVGVSVVNALSEWLDLNIYRDGKEHYMRFRHGEAEAPLKVIGGAPTKQDGSPETGTKVTFLPSPDTFKITEFDFEKLEHRYRELAFLNSGVRIILRDERHEEHLEHDLFYEGGIAAFVSWLDRNKTALVPDPIAISGTRDDITIDVALEWNDSYYENVLCFTNNIPQRDGGTHLAAFRAALTRTINNYAERSGLMKKEKVKLTGDDMREGLTAIVSVKLPDPKFSSQTKDKLVSSEVRQPLESLMADKMDEWLEENPQSASMIIRKIVEAAAAREAAKKARELTRRKGAMDIASLPGKLSDCRERDPAKSELFLVEGDSAGGSAKQGRNSQYQAILPLKGKILNVERARFDRIISSKEVGTLIQAMGTGIRDDFDIEKLRYHKIVIMTDADVDGAHIRTLLLTFFHRQMGEIIRRGHLYIAQPPLYKVAKGKSEVYLKDDAALDAYLIEAGLQDRVLNTAGGGQIGANDLKDLVEHARRMKALMAYAPRRYDPAIVEAMALTGALAPDSDTAAREAAASDTAAWLDAADEEARWSGRVSEEGGYHFERLWRGVTDHHIIDAKFLGSAEARRLHKLAMERAEQYKDGSTLVKTGAAETDVSASGQNAAAKGTAIRRPSALLDAVLEAGRKGLSVQRYKGLGEMNAEQLWETTLDPDNRSLLQVQVEDADVTDEIFTRLMGDIVEPRREFIQDNALNVANLDV, encoded by the coding sequence ATGACAGATACAGCAGAAAATACCCCTTCCGGGTCGCCGGAAAATGGCGGGCCGGATTCCGCCGAAAACCCCAATCAGAATGAATATGGCGCGGACTCGATCAAGGTTCTGAAAGGCCTTGATGCGGTGCGCAAGCGCCCGGGCATGTATATCGGCGATACCGATGATGGATCGGGCCTGCACCATATGGTGTTTGAGGTGTCGGACAATGCGATTGACGAGGCGCTGGCCGGGCATTGCGACTATGTGCTGATCACGCTCAATCCCGATGGTTCGGTCTCGGTGTCGGACAATGGCCGCGGCATCCCGGTGGATATGCACAAGGAAGAAGGCGTTTCCGCCGCCGAGGTTATCATGACGCAGCTCCATGCCGGCGGCAAGTTCGAGAACACATCAGACGACAATGCCTATAAGGTCTCCGGCGGCCTGCATGGCGTCGGCGTTTCGGTGGTCAATGCGCTCTCCGAATGGCTCGACCTCAACATCTATCGCGATGGCAAAGAGCATTATATGCGTTTCCGCCATGGCGAGGCCGAGGCACCGCTGAAAGTCATCGGCGGTGCGCCGACCAAGCAGGATGGCAGCCCGGAAACCGGCACCAAGGTCACCTTCCTGCCCTCTCCCGATACCTTCAAGATCACCGAGTTCGATTTTGAGAAGCTGGAACATCGCTATCGCGAGCTGGCGTTCCTTAATTCGGGCGTGCGTATCATATTGCGCGATGAGCGGCATGAGGAACATCTCGAACATGACCTGTTTTACGAAGGCGGGATCGCCGCCTTTGTCAGTTGGCTTGACCGCAACAAGACGGCGCTGGTTCCCGACCCGATCGCCATTTCCGGCACCCGAGACGACATCACCATCGATGTCGCGCTGGAGTGGAATGATTCCTACTACGAAAACGTCCTGTGCTTCACCAACAACATCCCGCAGCGCGATGGCGGTACGCATCTCGCGGCTTTCCGCGCGGCGCTGACCCGCACGATCAACAATTATGCCGAGCGTTCGGGGCTGATGAAGAAGGAAAAGGTCAAGCTCACCGGCGATGATATGCGCGAGGGCCTGACCGCTATCGTCTCGGTCAAGCTGCCCGATCCCAAATTCTCTTCACAGACAAAGGACAAGCTGGTCAGCTCCGAGGTGCGTCAGCCGCTGGAAAGCCTGATGGCGGACAAGATGGATGAGTGGCTGGAGGAAAATCCGCAAAGCGCCAGCATGATCATCCGCAAGATTGTCGAGGCCGCCGCCGCGCGCGAAGCCGCGAAAAAGGCGCGCGAACTCACCCGGCGCAAGGGTGCGATGGATATCGCCTCACTGCCGGGCAAGCTCTCTGATTGCCGCGAACGTGATCCGGCAAAGTCCGAACTGTTCCTGGTAGAGGGTGACTCCGCCGGCGGCTCGGCCAAACAGGGCCGCAACAGCCAGTATCAGGCGATCCTGCCATTGAAGGGCAAGATCCTCAATGTCGAGCGCGCGCGTTTTGACCGGATCATCTCGTCCAAGGAAGTCGGCACGCTGATCCAGGCGATGGGCACCGGCATCCGCGATGATTTCGATATTGAGAAGCTGCGCTATCACAAGATCGTAATCATGACCGACGCCGATGTTGACGGCGCGCATATCCGCACGCTGTTGCTCACCTTCTTCCACCGGCAAATGGGCGAGATCATCCGCCGCGGTCATCTCTATATCGCCCAGCCGCCGCTCTATAAGGTCGCCAAGGGCAAGAGCGAGGTCTATCTCAAGGACGATGCCGCGCTTGATGCCTATCTGATCGAGGCCGGGTTACAGGACCGGGTGCTTAACACCGCAGGCGGCGGCCAGATTGGCGCCAATGACCTCAAAGATCTGGTCGAACATGCCCGGCGGATGAAGGCGTTGATGGCCTATGCCCCGCGCCGTTATGACCCGGCGATTGTCGAGGCAATGGCGCTCACCGGCGCGCTCGCCCCCGATAGCGACACCGCCGCGCGCGAAGCCGCAGCCAGCGACACCGCCGCATGGCTCGACGCTGCCGATGAAGAAGCCCGCTGGTCAGGCCGCGTGTCCGAGGAAGGCGGTTATCATTTCGAACGGCTATGGCGCGGCGTCACCGATCATCACATTATCGACGCCAAATTCTTGGGCAGCGCCGAAGCCCGCCGCCTGCACAAACTCGCCATGGAACGCGCCGAGCAATATAAGGACGGCAGCACCCTGGTGAAAACCGGCGCGGCGGAAACGGACGTCTCTGCTTCTGGCCAGAACGCCGCCGCCAAAGGCACCGCGATCCGTCGTCCCAGCGCCCTGCTCGACGCGGTGCTAGAAGCAGGCCGCAAGGGCCTTTCAGTCCAGCGCTATAAAGGCCTTGGTGAAATGAACGCCGAACAGCTCTGGGAAACCACGCTCGACCCGGACAACCGCTCGCTGCTGCAAGTGCAGGTCGAAGATGCCGACGTCACCGACGAAATCTTCACCCGCCTGATGGGCGATATCGTCGAACCACGGCGTGAGTTTATCCAGGACAATGCGCTAAATGTGGCGAATTTGGATGTGTGA
- a CDS encoding AlbA family DNA-binding domain-containing protein: protein MFFRDLQNVILEDIISLAAEGVVESRTLDFKRDQIGSNDKAKRDFLKDVAAFANTVGGTLLLGICEKNGAASTTPGIDLDDPDKEILRLTDIIRSGIEPKVPRVDIRWIRREGKNGFLAINVPRSVIAPHCITFQHHGKFYSRANNANYPMDVVEIRNAFLAGNSLPKLMREYRDERLALIASTESPVELEKGVKVTVHIFPEVSFLDKIQVSPSDQNSLIPPIGHRRSVDSRYTIDGYLTVAGGYDLESRPHPAYTLVSSNGIIESVVIERNEKNLSYTQITLSTIL, encoded by the coding sequence ATGTTTTTCAGAGATCTTCAGAATGTCATTCTAGAAGACATTATATCTCTTGCGGCAGAAGGCGTTGTTGAATCTAGGACTCTTGATTTCAAGCGTGATCAGATTGGTTCAAACGATAAAGCAAAGAGAGACTTTCTTAAGGATGTGGCCGCATTTGCCAATACTGTAGGAGGCACTCTACTTCTAGGAATCTGTGAAAAGAACGGAGCAGCGTCTACAACACCGGGGATAGACTTAGATGACCCGGACAAAGAAATCTTGAGACTTACCGACATAATTAGGTCAGGCATTGAGCCTAAAGTACCTAGGGTTGATATTAGGTGGATAAGAAGGGAAGGTAAAAATGGCTTTCTAGCCATAAACGTACCGCGAAGTGTTATCGCGCCACATTGCATCACCTTTCAGCATCATGGAAAATTTTATAGCAGAGCAAACAACGCTAATTATCCGATGGATGTAGTCGAGATCAGAAACGCTTTCTTGGCTGGCAACAGCCTTCCAAAGCTGATGCGTGAATATCGTGACGAGCGACTAGCTCTTATTGCAAGCACCGAAAGCCCGGTAGAGCTAGAAAAAGGGGTAAAAGTGACAGTCCACATTTTCCCTGAAGTAAGTTTTTTGGACAAAATTCAAGTCTCCCCTAGTGACCAAAACTCCCTGATACCACCAATTGGGCATAGGCGCTCTGTAGATAGCAGGTACACGATTGACGGTTATCTCACTGTAGCGGGAGGATACGATTTAGAGTCCAGACCTCATCCAGCGTATACACTTGTGTCATCTAACGGGATAATAGAGAGCGTTGTAATTGAAAGGAACGAGAAGAACTTGAGCTATACCCAGATTACGTTGAGCACAATATTGTAG
- a CDS encoding type II toxin-antitoxin system RelE family toxin, with protein MASDTPKWAIEFTPQAAKELKKLGKPAAARIIRVLEERIATLDDPRDLGKPLAGEWSGYWRWRMGDYRVIARIEDDRVVILVVRVAHRIGVY; from the coding sequence TTGGCCTCTGACACGCCCAAATGGGCGATAGAATTCACGCCCCAAGCGGCGAAGGAGCTGAAAAAGCTGGGCAAACCCGCCGCCGCGCGGATTATCCGGGTGCTGGAAGAGCGGATAGCAACGCTGGATGACCCGCGCGACCTGGGCAAACCCTTGGCAGGCGAATGGTCAGGCTATTGGCGCTGGCGCATGGGTGATTATCGCGTGATAGCCCGGATTGAGGATGATCGGGTGGTAATCTTGGTCGTGCGCGTGGCGCATCGGATTGGGGTTTATTGA
- the relB gene encoding type II toxin-antitoxin system RelB family antitoxin yields MLAIRLDESLEKRLAALAEKTGRTKTFYARAAIEAHLEEMEDYFLAEERMADFRRDDAVSLKDMKADLGL; encoded by the coding sequence ATGTTGGCAATACGGCTGGATGAATCATTGGAAAAGCGGTTGGCGGCGCTGGCGGAGAAGACCGGGCGCACCAAGACCTTTTATGCGCGCGCGGCGATTGAGGCGCATCTGGAGGAGATGGAGGACTATTTCCTCGCCGAGGAACGCATGGCCGATTTTCGCCGCGATGATGCGGTGTCGCTGAAAGATATGAAGGCCGATCTTGGCCTCTGA
- a CDS encoding NUDIX domain-containing protein, with translation MHPIHLLYRLAQTVRGVYWRVVRPKVYGAKLLVRNRQSEVLLIRHSYGRSDLYMLPGGGIKRGETALDAARRELREEVGCRAEELALLGKYLDTSKGARNHVSVFTATTHDQPQIDGREIVEATFFPVTDLPANASTASRRRVAEMLGEAEIDGRW, from the coding sequence ATGCACCCCATCCACCTCCTCTATCGGCTCGCCCAGACTGTGCGCGGGGTATATTGGCGCGTGGTTCGGCCCAAGGTTTACGGGGCGAAGCTATTGGTGCGCAACCGCCAGAGTGAGGTGCTGTTGATCCGGCACAGCTACGGCCGCAGTGATCTCTATATGCTCCCCGGTGGCGGGATAAAGCGTGGCGAGACGGCGCTGGACGCGGCGCGACGGGAGTTGCGCGAGGAGGTTGGCTGCCGCGCCGAGGAACTCGCACTGCTTGGCAAGTATCTCGACACCAGCAAGGGCGCGCGCAACCATGTCAGCGTGTTTACCGCGACCACCCACGATCAGCCGCAGATTGATGGCCGTGAGATTGTCGAGGCGACATTCTTCCCGGTCACTGACCTGCCCGCCAATGCTTCCACGGCCTCGCGCCGCCGGGTTGCCGAAATGTTGGGTGAGGCGGAGATTGATGGGCGCTGGTAG
- a CDS encoding DNA-3-methyladenine glycosylase I: MELVTGADGKMRCFGGQPGKEFYNRYHDEEWGVPVHDDRHLFEMLILEGAQAGLSWETVLRKREGYRAAFHGFDVEKVAAMSDQELEALREDESIIRNRLKIYSARKNARAFIAMQQEFGSFSDWLWGHVDGQPIINRPQNWADVPVSTPLSDSISKALKKRGMSFVGTTIIYAYLQAVGVVNDHVKGCHCYPGDS, encoded by the coding sequence ATGGAATTGGTGACCGGTGCGGATGGCAAGATGCGGTGCTTTGGCGGCCAGCCGGGCAAGGAATTTTATAACCGTTATCATGATGAGGAATGGGGCGTGCCGGTGCATGATGACCGGCATCTGTTCGAGATGCTGATCCTGGAAGGCGCGCAGGCGGGGCTGAGCTGGGAAACGGTGCTGCGCAAACGTGAGGGCTATCGCGCCGCGTTCCATGGCTTTGATGTCGAAAAGGTCGCGGCGATGAGTGATCAAGAGCTTGAGGCGCTGCGCGAGGATGAAAGCATTATCCGCAACAGGCTGAAAATCTATTCTGCACGCAAAAATGCCCGAGCCTTTATCGCGATGCAGCAGGAATTTGGCAGTTTTTCAGACTGGCTCTGGGGTCATGTTGATGGTCAGCCGATTATCAATCGCCCGCAAAACTGGGCCGATGTGCCGGTTTCAACGCCCTTGTCCGATAGCATCTCCAAAGCCCTGAAAAAGCGCGGCATGAGCTTTGTCGGCACGACGATTATCTATGCCTATCTGCAAGCGGTGGGCGTGGTGAATGACCATGTGAAAGGGTGCCATTGCTATCCGGGTGATAGTTAG
- a CDS encoding Y-family DNA polymerase, giving the protein MAPLPEGDTGEGLAFADSAAGLRYIFIDFNAYFASVEQHDAPELIGRPVIVIPLDSEHSGAIAASYEAKALGIKRGTTMREARAICGDVAVLPARHDRYVVMHHELLEEIERHVPIQRVCSIDECVCRLNPEEAEPEAARALARRIKAGLAARFGPAMRCSIGLASSTLLAKLASDLEKPDGLTVIMPKSLPARLRDLPLEAIPGVGRGVSQRLIRAGITDFTSLWNLAPKQARAIWGSVTGERFIYGLKGHDVPDGAAPKKAMIGHSRVLSGAHRRPEGARIVARALLLKAASRLRHYGMYASGLHLSLRFYPEGRLSQEVRFRGSQNSWRFLDKLDEMWWPMMDWLADPRNYRDGRRRSIKLAAVHLFALKNGPPERDLFVSADSDHRDALQAGLWRRIDEANRKYGMETLILASQKGMDLNYLGVKIAFSRVPDKAEFSDRSLEDQRRLTGMAHHQRLRQNASRSLY; this is encoded by the coding sequence TTGGCCCCGCTCCCTGAAGGTGACACGGGTGAGGGGCTGGCCTTTGCTGATAGCGCTGCTGGGCTGCGCTATATCTTCATCGATTTTAACGCCTATTTCGCCAGTGTGGAGCAGCATGATGCGCCTGAGCTGATCGGTCGCCCGGTGATCGTCATCCCGCTGGATTCCGAGCATAGCGGCGCGATTGCGGCGAGTTATGAGGCCAAGGCGCTGGGTATCAAGCGCGGCACCACGATGCGCGAGGCGCGGGCGATCTGCGGTGATGTCGCGGTGCTACCGGCGCGGCATGACCGTTATGTTGTGATGCATCACGAGCTGTTGGAAGAGATTGAGCGGCATGTGCCGATCCAGCGCGTTTGCTCGATTGACGAGTGCGTCTGTCGCCTCAACCCTGAAGAAGCCGAACCGGAAGCGGCAAGGGCTCTGGCGCGGCGGATCAAGGCGGGGCTGGCGGCGCGCTTTGGTCCGGCGATGCGTTGTTCCATCGGGCTGGCGTCGAGCACCTTATTGGCCAAACTGGCGAGCGATCTGGAAAAGCCCGATGGCCTGACGGTGATAATGCCCAAAAGCCTGCCTGCTCGGCTCCGCGATTTGCCGCTCGAGGCGATTCCCGGTGTCGGCAGGGGCGTCTCGCAGCGGCTGATTCGGGCTGGTATTACCGATTTTACCAGCCTGTGGAATCTGGCGCCGAAACAGGCGCGGGCAATCTGGGGTTCGGTCACCGGCGAGCGGTTTATCTATGGGCTGAAAGGCCATGATGTCCCCGATGGCGCGGCGCCGAAAAAGGCGATGATCGGCCATAGCCGGGTTCTTTCCGGTGCGCATCGGCGGCCGGAAGGCGCGCGGATTGTCGCCCGCGCGCTGCTGCTCAAGGCGGCGAGCCGGTTGCGGCATTACGGGATGTACGCCTCGGGCCTGCACCTGTCGCTGCGCTTTTATCCCGAGGGGCGGTTGAGTCAGGAAGTGCGCTTTCGCGGCAGCCAGAATAGCTGGCGTTTTCTGGACAAGCTCGACGAAATGTGGTGGCCGATGATGGATTGGCTCGCCGATCCGCGCAACTATCGCGATGGCCGTCGGCGTTCGATCAAGCTCGCTGCGGTGCATCTGTTCGCGCTGAAAAACGGCCCGCCCGAGCGCGATCTGTTTGTCAGCGCCGACAGCGATCATCGCGATGCGCTGCAGGCCGGGCTGTGGCGGCGGATTGATGAGGCCAACCGCAAATATGGCATGGAAACGCTGATACTGGCCTCGCAAAAAGGCATGGACCTCAATTATCTCGGCGTGAAGATCGCGTTCAGCCGGGTGCCTGATAAAGCGGAGTTCTCCGACCGCAGTCTGGAAGACCAGCGCCGCCTCACCGGTATGGCGCATCATCAGCGGTTGCGGCAAAATGCCAGCCGTTCGCTCTATTGA
- a CDS encoding lysostaphin resistance A-like protein, producing MTSADLDQPLPERSAFTFFALVFLLSIPFWWIGWQADAQILPGLPVSATMVVVPFLTASLLVLRAEGRATLGSFLASVADIRGMKLWVWILAIGTMPFVMLVSAAIQAATGDTLPAPQWDLVQIVLLFGLFFVSALAEEYGWTQFATAPLARRYGIVGAGVCVGLIAAIWHLPPLLQADRNVEWILWWALGTIARRIIIIWLYMRSGQALMSAVLFHTMSNLSWMLIPVMGSHYDPMVTGMVVLGLSACVVLTEKTHPVTPLPQAGGE from the coding sequence ATGACCAGCGCAGATTTAGACCAACCCTTGCCCGAGAGAAGTGCCTTCACATTCTTCGCGCTGGTCTTTCTGCTCTCAATACCATTCTGGTGGATAGGCTGGCAGGCCGATGCCCAAATCCTACCCGGATTACCCGTCAGCGCTACCATGGTGGTGGTTCCGTTCCTGACGGCATCGCTGCTGGTCTTGCGAGCCGAAGGACGAGCAACATTGGGATCATTTCTCGCCAGCGTGGCAGACATTCGCGGGATGAAGCTATGGGTCTGGATATTGGCGATCGGCACAATGCCCTTTGTGATGCTGGTTTCTGCAGCGATCCAGGCAGCAACCGGTGACACACTGCCTGCGCCGCAATGGGACCTGGTTCAGATAGTATTGCTGTTCGGCCTCTTTTTCGTGTCTGCTCTGGCAGAGGAATATGGCTGGACCCAATTTGCCACCGCTCCGCTTGCCCGGAGATACGGGATAGTCGGCGCGGGTGTATGTGTCGGGCTCATCGCCGCAATCTGGCACCTGCCGCCGCTGTTACAGGCGGACCGCAATGTGGAATGGATCCTCTGGTGGGCGCTTGGCACCATAGCACGGCGGATCATCATTATCTGGCTGTATATGCGCAGCGGTCAGGCGCTTATGTCTGCCGTGCTGTTCCACACCATGAGTAATCTGAGCTGGATGCTGATTCCGGTTATGGGATCGCATTATGATCCTATGGTGACCGGGATGGTTGTATTGGGGCTGTCTGCTTGTGTAGTTCTTACAGAGAAGACCCACCCAGTCACTCCTCTCCCGCAAGCGGGCGGGGAATAA